A stretch of Primulina tabacum isolate GXHZ01 chromosome 13, ASM2559414v2, whole genome shotgun sequence DNA encodes these proteins:
- the LOC142523058 gene encoding vesicle transport v-SNARE 11-like: MSEVFDGYERQYCELSANLSKKCSSAAVLDGEQRKQKILEIKTGLDEADSLIRKMDLEARGLQPNIKAVLLAKLREFKSDLNNLKSEVKRIASTNLNQAARDELLEAGMADTLTASANQRERLMMSTERLNNSTNRIRDSRRVMLETEELGVSLLQDLHGQRHALLHANDTMYGVDDNISRSKKIMTNISRRMDRNKWVIGSIIVVLVIAIAVVLYFKLSK, from the exons ATGAGCGAGGTTTTCGATGGTTACGAGCGCCAATACTGCGAGCTCTCTGCTAATTTATCGAAGAAGTGCTCGTCCGCCGCCGTACTTGATGGAG AACAAAGGAAGCAAAAGATTTTGGAAATAAAAACGGGACTGGATGAGGCTGATTCTTTG ATCCGGAAGATGGATCTCGAGGCCCGTGGTTTGCAACCAAATATAAAGGCAGTTCTTCTTGCAAAGTTGAGAGAATTTAAATCTGATCTGAACAATTTGAAAAGTGAGGTAAAACGAATTGCTTCAACGAACTTAAACCAGGCTGCTCGAGATGAGTTACTCGAGGCAGGGATGGCTGATACATTGACG GCATCAGCAAATCAAAGGGAAAGACTGATGATGTCAACTGAAAGATTGAACAATTCCACCAACAGGATCCGAGACAGCAGAAGGGTCATGCTGGAGACAGAAGAGCTTGGTGTGTCTCTTCTTCAAGATTTGCATGGACAGCGGCATGCTCTCTTACATGCTAATGATACG ATGTATGGCGTGGATGACAATATAAGCAGGAGCAAGAAAATTATGACCAACATATCTAGGAGGATGGACCGAAACAAGTGGGTTATTGGTTCCATAATCGTAGTGCTGGTTATTGCTATTGCTGTGGTTTTATATTTCAAACTTTCCAAGTGA
- the LOC142521618 gene encoding transcription factor MYB44-like: MQQHQQTGGVSAVVSNECHRELKTAGRCCFVMRNGCFELSDENPEADVLKSATTCTNFSRDRGNPRENYSKKPKTGKPKVSSRGHWKTSEDAKLRELVAMHGPQNWNLIAEKLQGRSGWEERRWPQVGEKIQNDISVSSSKKYFAQPSLQVSDEYQETCRFQNSITATPLDTPWMSPIPLAHP; this comes from the exons ATGCAGCAGCACCAGCAAACTGGTGGCGTATCCGCCGTCGTCTCGAACGAATGCCATAGGGAGTTAAAAACTGCGGGAAGATGCTGCTTTGTTATGAGGAATGGATGCTTTGAACTCTCCGATGAAAACCCAGAAGCAGATGTGCTCAAAAGTGCAACAACTTGCACAAATTTCAGTCGTGATCGAGGAAACCCTAGGGAAAATTATAGCAAGAAACCCAAAACTGGGAAGCCAAAAGTAAGTTCTAGAGGGCACTGGAAAACTTCAGAAGACGCCAAGCTGAGAGAACTTGTTGCCATGCATGGTCCTCAGAACTGGAACCTCATAGCCGAGAAACTACAAGGAAGATCAG GCTGGGAGGAAAGGCGATGGCCACAGGTCGGAGAAAAGATACAGAACGATATTTCTGTTTCATcatctaaaaaatattttgctcAGCCATCACTGCAGGTTTCAGATGAGTACCAGGAAACATGCCGTTTTCAGAACAGTATTACGGCGACGCCTCTTGATACTCCATGGATGAGCCCAATACCCCTGGCACATCCCTga
- the LOC142522206 gene encoding granule-bound starch synthase 2, chloroplastic/amyloplastic-like, with product MALMGSFPAVVDSSAVIHCVNHHPLMIPILAYRPIKFVVIGGLVYCKSTGLSQNSIEDYFSQLSPCCGHSGRRRRWVPKRVKATQEGTGGGGSVDDPEDALQATIEKSKKVLAMQKDLLAQIAERKKLISSIKDSIIDQQGSEPPYMENDATVSGLDTAAIEEAKEPEKGLPCDDISFDPNPKKNLESSGSGAAQSVELPYVPWKSAVIPSSESSSNNDWYKQLKNTAETILSGPKHSTNVDSNKSPMDTASKTAILTDIPSSMKYTKHKGLKESSPEDENVGVQDPSNEPVKPPPLAGANVMNIMLVATECTPWIKTGGLGDVAGALPKALARRGHRVMVIVPRYSHYAEAQDSGVRKRYQVDGQDFEVAYFHAYIDGVDFVFIDSPPFRHRENNIYGGNRVDILKRMVLFCKAAVEVPWNVPCGGVCYGDGNLVFIANDWHTALLPVYLKAYYRDHGLMRYTRSVLVIHNIAHQGRGPVDDFSFVDLPPHYVDLFKLYDPVGGEHFNIFAAGLKTADRVVTVSHGYSWEIKTSEGGWGLNGIINKNDWKLRGIVNGIDTKEWSPELDIHLKSDNYVNYSIETLKTGKAQCKTALQKELGLPIRGDVPLIGFIGRLDQQKGVDLIADAVPWMMGQDVQLVMLGSGRPDLEQLLRQFEGQYNDKVRGWVGFSVKTAHRITAGADILLMPSRFEPCGLNQLYAMRYGTIPVVHAVGGLRDTVEQFNPYEESGLGWTFSRAEANELINALGNCLLTYRQYKTSWEGLQKRGMTQDLSWDNAAQNYEEVCLAAKYQW from the exons ATGGCGTTGATGGGATCATTCCCGGCTGTTGTTGACAGTTCTGCAGTTATCCATTGTGTGAATCATCATCCACTCATGATTCCTATTCTGGCATACAGGCCAATAAAGTTCGTGGTAATCGGAGGTTTAGTTTATTGCAAGTCGACTGGGCTTTCACAAAATTCGATAGAAGATTATTTTAGCCAATTATCTCCATGCTGTGGCCACAGCGGCAGACGAAGAAGGTGGGTTCCGAAGCGCGTGAAAGCGACACAGGAGGGGACTGGTGGGGGTGGGAGTGTGGATGATCCGGAGGATGCGTTGCAGGCTACAATTGAAAAGAGCAAGAAGGTTCTTGCAATGCAGAAAGATCTTTTAGCACAG AttgctgaaagaaagaaattgaTCTCATCGATAAAAGATAGTATAATTGATCAACAGGGCAGTGAACCACCTTATATGGAGAATGATGCTACGGTTTCTGGTCTTGATACTGCTGCTATAGAAG AAGCAAAGGAGCCTGAAAAAGGCCTACCCTGCGACGATATTTCCTTTGATCCAAATCCTAAGAAAAACTTGGAAAGCAGTGGTTCTGGGGCCGCTCAATCTGTGGAATTGCCCTATGTTCCGTGGAAATCTGCTGTCATTCCCAGTTCCGAATCTTCCTCAAACAATGATTGGTACAAACAGTTGAAAAACACAGCAGAAACAATCTTATCTGGTCCAAAGCATTCCACAAACGTAGATTCCAATAAATCGCCGATGGATACTGCTTCTAAGACAGCAATTCTAACTGATATACCATCGAGCATGaaatatacaaaacataaaGGTTTAAAGGAATCAAGTCCGGAGGACGAGAATGTTGGTGTTCAAGATCCCTCTAATGAACCTGTGAAACCCCCTCCATTGGCTGGGGCAAATGTGATGAACATAATGTTGGTTGCTACAGAATGTACTCCATGGATTAAAACAG GTGGGCTTGGAGATGTTGCAGGGGCTTTGCCTAAGGCTTTGGCTAGGCGTGGACATAGAGTCATG GTCATTGTACCTCGCTACAGTCATTATGCTGAAGCTCAGGATTCAGGAGTTAGAAAGAGATATCAAGTAGATGGCCAG GATTTTGAGGTGGCTTACTTCCATGCCTACATTGATGGTGTAGATTTTGTTTTTATTGACAGTCCACCTTTTCGCCATAGAGAGAATAATATATATGGAGGAAATCGTGTG GATATTCTGAAGCGCATGGTCTTGTTTTGCAAAGCTGCTGTTGAG GTTCCTTGGAATGTTCCATGTGGTGGGGTCTGCTATGGAGATGGAAATTTGGTTTTCATCGCAAATGATTGGCACACTGCCTTGTTACCAGTCTACCTTAAGGCATATTACCGGGACCATGGGTTAATGCGATATACAAGATCTGTCCTCGTGATTCACAACATAGCTCATCAG GGTCGCGGCCCCGTGGATGATTTTTCCTTTGTGGATCTTCCACCTCACTACGTGGACCTTTTTAAGTTATATGATCCAGTAGGTGGAGAACACTTCAACATCTTCGCTGCAGGTCTAAAGACGGCTGACCGTGTAGTTACAGTGAGTCATGGATATTCTTGGGAGATAAAAACTTCTGAAGGTGGCTGGGGTCTCAACGGGATCATAAACAAGAATGATTGGAAACTACGTGGAATTGTAAATGGAATTGACACAAAAGAGTGGAGCCCTGAATTAGATATTCACCTGAAATCTGACAACTATGTCAACTACTCGATTGAGACCCTCAAAACTGGCAAAGCTCAGTGCAAGACAGCATTGCAAAAGGAACTTGGGTTGCCCATCCGTGGCGATGTTCCATTAATTGGTTTCATTGGGAGACTGGATCAACAAAAAGGTGTTGATCTGATAGCTGATGCAGTTCCTTGGATGATGGGCCAGGATGTGCAGCTGGTTATGTTGGGTTCGGGCAGGCCCGACCTTGAACAGCTTCTCAGGCAGTTCGAGGGACAGTACAATGACAAAGTTCGAGGGTGGGTTGGTTTCTCTGTGAAAACTGCACATCGAATAACTGCCGGTGCAGATATACTCCTTATGCCGTCAAGATTCGAGCCTTGTGGGCTGAATCAGCTTTATGCGATGCGTTATGGAACAATTCCAGTCGTGCATGCCGTGGGTGGATTAAGAGATACAGTTGAGCAATTTAACCCGTATGAGGAATCTGGACTTGGCTGGACTTTTTCTAGAGCTGAGGCTAATGAACTGATAAATGCATTGGGAAACTGTTTATTGACATATCGTCAGTATAAAACAAGTTGGGAGGGGCTCCAGAAACGTGGCATGACGCAGGATCTAAGTTGGGATAATGCTGCTCAAAATTACGAGGAAGTGTGCCTAGCTGCTAAATATCAATGGTGA